One Ahaetulla prasina isolate Xishuangbanna chromosome 17, ASM2864084v1, whole genome shotgun sequence genomic window carries:
- the MUC1 gene encoding mucin-1, which translates to MARILLLLLISLGLILTVSSGSATEIKPTPTPDKSPNTTTVGPTANRTTSGSTTRVKPTPTPDKSPNTTTVGPTANKTTSGSTTRIKPTPTPDKSPNTTTVGPTANRTTSGSTTRVKPTPTPDKSPNTTTIGPTANKTTSGSTTRIKPTPTPDKSPNTTTIGPTANRTTSGSTTRVKPTPTPDKSPNTTIGPTANKTTSGSTTRIKPTPTPDKSPNTTTIGPTANRTTSGSTTRIKPTPTPDKSPNTTTIGPTANKTTSGSTTRVKPTPTPDKSPKTTTVGPTANRTTSGSTTRIKPTPTPDKSPNTTTIGPTANRTTSGSTTRVKPTPTPEKSPKTTTVGPTANRTTSGSTTRVKPTPTPEKSPKTTTIGPTANGTTSGSTTRVKPTPTPEKSPKTTTVGPTANRTTSGSTTRVKPTPTPDKSPNTTTVGPTANRTTSGSTTRIKPTPTPDKSPNTTTVGPTANRTTSGSTTRVKPTPTPEKSPKTTTIGPTANRTTSGSTTRVKPTPTPDKSPNTTTIGPTANKTTSGSTTRIKPTPTPEKSPKTTTIRPTTKQTPRHPTTEARSSTSHSTSMTRKPTPPPSTPTLSRTTIRPVKIFYANYHIENKDFNSSLEEPSSPYYQELKKAIGTMYNNLYNCTGCGYAGFDIISFSQGSVAVQSKLYFEGTNIKSESELEKILREAGPASTADLLLSKVEVSSSPIPPPSETVPGWGIALLVLVSVLVFFLLLALLWLLIRFCRRKQRGSMELLSSRDSYHPMNEYPTYATHGRFAGPSNKQNPYDEGHPKNGTKPFSYTNPAMANEEL; encoded by the exons TCTCTTCAGGCTCCGCAACGGAGATCAAACCAACACCCACACCTGACAAGAGTCCCAACACAACCACCGTTGGGCCTACAGCCAATAGGACGACCTCAGGCTCCACAACGCGGGTCAAACCAACACCCACACCTGACAAGAGTCCCAACACAACCACCGTTGGGCCTACAGCCAATAAGACAACCTCAGGCTCCACAACGCGGATCAAACCAACACCCACACCTGACAAGAGTCCCAACACAACCACCGTTGGGCCTACAGCCAATAGGACAACCTCAGGCTCCACAACGCGGGTCAAACCAACACCCACACCTGACAAGAGTCCCAACACAACCACCATTGGGCCTACAGCCAATAAGACAACCTCAGGCTCCACAACACGGATCAAACCAACACCCACACCTGACAAGAGTCCCAACACAACCACCATTGGGCCTACAGCCAATAGGACAACCTCAGGCTCCACAACGCGGGTCAAACCAACACCCACACCTGACAAGAGTCCCAACACAACCATTGGGCCTACAGCCAATAAGACAACCTCAGGCTCCACAACACGGATCAAACCAACACCCACACCTGACAAGAGTCCCAACACAACCACCATTGGGCCTACAGCCAATAGGACAACCTCAGGCTCCACAACGCGGATCAAACCAACACCCACACCTGACAAGAGTCCCAACACAACCACCATTGGGCCTACAGCCAATAAGACAACCTCAGGCTCCACAACGCGGGTCAAACCAACACCCACACCTGACAAGAGTCCCAAAACAACCACCGTTGGGCCTACAGCCAATAGGACGACCTCAGGCTCCACAACGCGGATCAAACCAACACCCACACCTGACAAGAGTCCCAACACAACCACCATTGGGCCTACAGCCAATAGGACAACCTCAGGCTCCACAACGCGGGTCAAACCAACACCCACACCTGAAAAGAGTCCCAAAACAACCACCGTTGGGCCTACAGCCAATAGGACAACCTCAGGCTCCACAACGCGGGTCAAACCAACACCCACACCTGAAAAGAGTCCCAAAACAACCACCATTGGACCTACAGCCAATGGGACGACCTCAGGCTCCACAACGCGGGTCAAACCAACACCCACACCTGAAAAGAGTCCCAAAACAACCACCGTTGGGCCTACAGCCAATAGGACAACCTCAGGCTCCACAACGCGGGTCAAACCAACACCCACACCTGACAAGAGTCCCAACACAACCACCGTTGGGCCTACAGCCAATAGGACAACCTCAGGCTCCACAACGCGGATCAAACCAACACCCACACCTGACAAGAGTCCCAACACAACCACCGTTGGGCCTACAGCCAATAGGACGACCTCAGGCTCCACAACGCGGGTCAAACCAACACCCACACCTGAAAAGAGTCCCAAAACAACCACCATTGGACCTACAGCCAATAGGACGACCTCAGGCTCCACAACGCGGGTCAAACCAACACCCACACCTGACAAGAGTCCCAACACAACCACCATTGGGCCTACAGCCAATAAGACAACCTCAGGCTCCACAACACGGATCAAACCAACACCCACACCTGAAAAGAGTCCCAAAACAACCACCATTCGGCCGACAACCAAACAGACACCCCGACATCCCACAACGGAGGCCAGATCATCAACCTCTCATTCGACCTCCATGACGAGAAAGCCGACTCCACCGCCATCTACTCCCACTTTGTCAAGGACAACAATACGTCCTGTAAAGATCTTTTATGCCAACTACCACATCGAGAATAAAGATTTCAATTCCAGCTTAGAGGAGCCGAGCAGCCCTTATTATCAGGAGCTGAAGAAAGCCATCGGAACGATG TACAACAACTTGTACAACTGTACCGGTTGCGGTTATGCAGGCTTTGACATAATCTCATTCAG CCAAGGTTCGGTGGCAGTGCAGTCAAAATTATATTTCGAAGGAACAAACATTAAATCAGAAAGTGAGCTCGAGAAAATTTTGAGAGAAGCAGGCCCGGCATCCACAGCAGATCTACTGTTAAGCAAAGTGGAAG TGAGTAGCAGCCCCATCCCTCCGCCCTCGGAGACCGTCCCAGGCTGGGGCATCGCTCTTCTGGTTCTGGTCTCCGTCCTCGTATTTTTCCTGCTCCTCGCTCTATTGTGGCTG CTCATCCGCTTCTGCCGACGGAAGCAACGGGGAAGCATGGAACTGCTCAGTAGCCGGGATTCGTACCACCCAATGAACGAGTACCCCACCTACGCCACCCACGGCCGCTTCGCGGGCCCCAGCAACAAGCAAAACCCTTACGACGAG GGGCACCCCAAAAACGGCACGAAGCCCTTCTCTTATACCAACCCTGCCATGGCAAATGAAGAATTGTAG